Proteins from one Chloroflexota bacterium genomic window:
- a CDS encoding MarR family transcriptional regulator → MKLLHKETDVLAPDVECAALLMDVVPLVMHRIRMEMRSQRMPSLSVPQLRALIYLYRNEGASLSELAEHIGLELPSMSKGVDVLVTRGWVVRRVLPADRRYISLRLSTRGLAELKRARRIAEAHLMEALAVLSSAQQAKIVEALQALRIVFAPERAAAAGEGW, encoded by the coding sequence ATGAAACTATTGCATAAGGAAACTGATGTGCTGGCCCCCGATGTCGAATGTGCTGCGCTGCTGATGGATGTGGTTCCTCTCGTGATGCACCGCATCCGCATGGAAATGCGCAGCCAGCGGATGCCCAGCCTTTCAGTGCCCCAATTGCGTGCCCTCATATATCTCTACCGGAACGAGGGCGCTTCACTTTCCGAACTTGCAGAGCACATTGGGCTGGAGTTGCCCTCCATGTCCAAGGGAGTCGATGTGCTAGTTACCCGAGGATGGGTCGTCCGTCGGGTGCTTCCGGCCGACCGCCGCTACATTAGTCTAAGGCTAAGTACACGCGGGCTCGCCGAGCTCAAGCGGGCGCGCCGCATCGCTGAGGCACACCTAATGGAAGCGCTCGCAGTATTGTCATCTGCACAGCAGGCTAAGATCGTGGAAGCACTACAAGCGTTACGCATTGTCTTCGCGCCGGAGAGGGCTGCTGCAGCCGGAGAGGGCTGGTAA
- a CDS encoding ATP-binding cassette domain-containing protein produces the protein MPNPILETVALTRRFGDLTAVDNLTISVEPGEVFGLLGPNGAGKTTVIKMFTTLLLPTSGEASVAGFSITRRAPDVRRVTGYVPQLISADGTLTGHENLMVFAKLYDVPRAERKSRVMEGLSFMGLEDAANKLVRTYSGGMIRRLEIVQSVLHRPKVLFLDEPTVGLDHLARKALWEHIGQLRAEYGTTIFLTTHLMEEADHLCTRVAIMHHGKLVALGAPADLKASIGMNGATLEDVFIHFAGDKLEPESGANYRETRQTRRTAKRLG, from the coding sequence GTGCCAAATCCAATTTTAGAGACTGTCGCACTCACCCGCCGCTTTGGAGACCTCACTGCTGTGGATAACCTGACTATTTCTGTAGAGCCTGGTGAGGTATTCGGATTGCTTGGCCCCAACGGTGCCGGCAAGACCACGGTCATCAAGATGTTCACCACCCTGCTGCTACCAACGTCTGGCGAGGCAAGTGTTGCTGGTTTCAGCATCACCCGCCGAGCCCCGGATGTGCGGCGTGTCACTGGATATGTGCCCCAGCTTATCTCAGCAGACGGCACGCTCACTGGCCATGAAAACCTGATGGTCTTTGCCAAGCTCTACGACGTACCGCGCGCCGAACGCAAATCGCGGGTTATGGAAGGGCTCTCGTTTATGGGGCTGGAGGATGCTGCCAACAAGCTGGTGCGCACCTACTCCGGCGGCATGATCCGTCGGCTGGAGATTGTGCAGTCCGTTCTTCATCGTCCCAAGGTTCTTTTCCTGGATGAACCAACGGTGGGACTGGACCACTTGGCTCGCAAAGCGCTGTGGGAGCACATCGGTCAACTGCGTGCTGAATACGGCACTACCATCTTCTTGACCACACATCTTATGGAGGAAGCGGACCACCTCTGCACTCGTGTGGCGATTATGCACCATGGGAAGCTCGTTGCACTGGGAGCACCGGCTGACCTCAAAGCATCCATTGGCATGAATGGTGCCACATTGGAGGATGTCTTTATCCACTTTGCCGGTGACAAACTGGAACCGGAGTCAGGAGCAAATTACCGTGAGACCCGTCAAACAAGGCGAACCGCCAAGCGGCTCGGTTGA
- a CDS encoding ABC transporter permease, with protein sequence MNPLITVSRFVYKTWVIAELEIRKLRHDPTELITRAVQPVLWLLVFGQVFTRIHAIPTPGMSYIDFLAPGILAQSVLFIAIFSGMSLIWERDLGIIHKFLASPTPRTALALGKALSGGVRALPQSILVYVLAAILGVKIDWNPLALIGVLTAILLGAAAFSAFSLIIALLVKTRERFMGIGQVLTMPFFFASSAIYPISIMPGWLKVIAHGNPLTYEVDALRALMLSGGTSSFGLALDFGVLASVTIVLVIIAGRLYPRAVT encoded by the coding sequence ATGAATCCCTTGATCACAGTCAGCAGATTTGTCTATAAGACCTGGGTCATTGCTGAGCTTGAGATCCGCAAGTTGCGGCACGATCCTACGGAACTGATCACTCGGGCAGTACAGCCGGTGCTTTGGTTGCTCGTATTCGGGCAGGTGTTCACCCGCATACATGCCATCCCCACCCCAGGAATGAGCTACATCGATTTCTTGGCCCCTGGCATCTTGGCCCAGAGCGTACTTTTCATCGCCATCTTCAGCGGCATGTCGCTCATCTGGGAGCGGGACCTGGGGATTATCCACAAGTTCCTGGCCAGCCCTACACCACGAACGGCATTGGCGCTGGGCAAGGCGCTCTCCGGTGGAGTCCGTGCCCTTCCACAGTCCATCCTGGTCTATGTTCTGGCCGCCATTCTAGGTGTGAAGATAGACTGGAATCCCCTAGCCCTGATCGGAGTGCTGACAGCTATCTTGCTGGGGGCGGCCGCATTCTCCGCCTTCTCTCTTATTATCGCCCTGTTAGTCAAGACACGTGAACGGTTTATGGGCATTGGCCAGGTGCTGACCATGCCATTCTTCTTCGCCAGCAGCGCCATCTATCCCATTTCGATAATGCCTGGCTGGTTGAAGGTAATCGCACATGGTAACCCGCTGACCTATGAGGTAGATGCACTGCGGGCTTTGATGTTGAGTGGTGGCACTAGTTCCTTCGGCTTGGCTCTCGACTTCGGGGTTCTGGCATCGGTCACAATAGTGCTGGTTATCATTGCCGGTCGGCTCTATCCGAGAGCAGTTACCTAG
- a CDS encoding CBS domain-containing protein has product MINNSISAKSKQHEQVYFLTELLGARVIRNGKRIGRLADFVIVENGRVPVVTHIYVNRPFGNPALLIPWDRIRSLTTREITTDIDSLQKYEANLGKETLLKDYILDKKVLDLEGREVEVVYDVKMILVNNRLYVSEVDVSKYGLLRRMGLKRMADLINSMASRMKRETISWTYFQALPTHISSFKGDVKLNILKERLSEMHPVDLADILESLDQEQRALIFDELDTSHASDTLEEIDPSVQRAILSYLSKEKIAKLINEMTPGQAADVLAVLPSSEANAILKLLDNENGRKIQSILERHEEKILNYATSNFLKFGPNMTIQQAGREYRRVVKDADVIMYLYVVDEQDKLLGVIDVRDMLKASENALLKDVMTDVVASLKPTSTLREASAKFTRYGFRAIPVVDDDTGKILGVVPYRDMMNLKHRFLE; this is encoded by the coding sequence ATGATAAACAATAGCATTTCGGCAAAGAGCAAGCAGCACGAGCAGGTTTATTTCCTGACTGAACTTCTTGGAGCGAGGGTCATCCGAAATGGCAAGAGGATTGGCAGGCTGGCCGATTTTGTTATTGTGGAAAACGGCAGAGTACCGGTAGTGACCCACATTTACGTCAACCGCCCGTTTGGTAACCCCGCCCTTCTTATTCCGTGGGACAGAATCCGGTCGCTAACCACCAGAGAGATCACTACTGATATTGATTCACTGCAGAAGTATGAGGCGAATCTTGGCAAGGAGACCTTGTTGAAGGACTATATCCTGGACAAGAAGGTTCTGGACTTGGAGGGCAGGGAGGTGGAGGTGGTTTACGACGTGAAAATGATCCTGGTCAACAACAGACTATATGTGAGCGAAGTAGACGTCAGCAAATACGGATTACTTCGACGGATGGGGCTGAAGAGGATGGCTGACCTGATCAATAGCATGGCTAGCAGGATGAAGAGGGAAACGATTTCCTGGACTTACTTCCAGGCCCTGCCGACGCATATTAGCAGCTTCAAAGGAGACGTTAAGCTGAACATCCTGAAGGAGCGACTGTCCGAGATGCACCCCGTTGATCTGGCAGACATCCTTGAAAGTCTGGACCAGGAACAACGGGCTTTGATCTTTGATGAACTCGATACCAGCCACGCATCGGATACTCTGGAGGAAATCGACCCCAGTGTGCAGAGAGCCATCCTTTCCTATCTAAGCAAGGAGAAAATAGCTAAGCTCATTAACGAGATGACGCCGGGCCAGGCCGCGGATGTTCTGGCAGTTCTGCCATCCTCGGAGGCAAATGCCATCCTAAAGCTGCTGGACAATGAGAACGGCAGAAAGATCCAGTCTATATTGGAAAGACATGAGGAAAAGATCCTCAACTATGCCACTTCGAATTTCCTGAAATTCGGGCCAAATATGACCATCCAGCAGGCAGGCAGAGAGTATCGCCGCGTCGTCAAAGATGCCGACGTAATAATGTATCTCTACGTTGTTGATGAGCAGGATAAGCTGCTGGGCGTCATCGACGTTCGAGACATGCTCAAGGCAAGCGAGAATGCCCTGTTGAAAGACGTTATGACTGATGTAGTGGCAAGCTTGAAGCCCACAAGCACACTGAGGGAAGCCTCGGCCAAGTTCACGCGATATGGCTTTCGGGCCATTCCCGTCGTTGACGATGACACCGGCAAGATACTCGGGGTAGTTCCCTATCGGGACATGATGAATTTGAAACACCGCTTTCTGGAGTAG
- a CDS encoding divalent metal cation transporter yields MGLLASLFYKYRRVIKAIRLFLMIAGPGIIVMVADNDAGGITTYIVTGSKFGYGLIWFVVLLGPVAYVVQEMTVRLGAVTKRGHAEAIFDSFGPFWGWFSLLDLFLVDWLTLITEFIGMTAAMSIFHVPPIVTVICVSVLMGAMVIQGRYWTWEKLVMLFCVLNLIYIPTAFLVHPSVSSILRQGLVPGFPGGFNNEIFFFLMANIGTTIAPWMIFFQQSSVVDKRMQEKDIPWERVDTAFGSVFTVVVAVFCIIVSGTLLRGVNIDSAAHAAQALRGVNQYVGTFLAIGLFDAGLLGAICISLASSWAFGEVFGWAHSLNNKIKEAPWFYIIYFLVLITAGTVVLVSSSKVLVIITLFVQVVAVTLLPAALVFLLLLLNDAEVMGKYKNTLFQNIIGFSIVIAIVILSTLYAVSALFPGIFK; encoded by the coding sequence ATGGGTCTTTTGGCCAGCCTGTTTTACAAATACCGCAGGGTTATCAAGGCCATAAGACTGTTCCTGATGATTGCCGGGCCGGGCATTATTGTGATGGTGGCAGACAATGATGCCGGTGGCATAACCACCTACATAGTTACCGGTTCCAAATTCGGTTACGGTCTGATCTGGTTTGTCGTGCTGCTGGGGCCGGTGGCCTATGTTGTCCAGGAGATGACAGTGCGTTTGGGAGCTGTGACCAAGCGCGGTCATGCCGAGGCTATCTTCGATTCCTTTGGCCCATTTTGGGGGTGGTTCTCCCTCCTCGATTTGTTCCTGGTGGATTGGCTGACTCTGATTACGGAGTTCATCGGCATGACCGCAGCGATGAGCATCTTTCACGTCCCTCCCATTGTCACCGTGATCTGCGTTTCAGTCCTCATGGGAGCAATGGTTATACAGGGGCGCTACTGGACCTGGGAAAAACTGGTGATGCTGTTCTGTGTCTTGAATCTGATCTATATCCCCACTGCCTTCCTCGTTCATCCGTCGGTTTCCAGCATTCTTCGGCAGGGCCTGGTGCCCGGCTTTCCCGGCGGATTCAATAATGAGATTTTCTTCTTCCTGATGGCTAATATCGGGACCACCATCGCCCCCTGGATGATCTTCTTCCAGCAAAGCTCAGTGGTCGATAAACGCATGCAGGAAAAGGATATCCCCTGGGAACGGGTGGACACTGCTTTCGGCTCGGTATTCACCGTGGTGGTGGCCGTTTTCTGCATTATCGTGAGCGGGACGCTTCTAAGGGGTGTCAACATAGATAGTGCTGCCCACGCCGCCCAGGCACTCAGAGGAGTAAATCAATATGTGGGCACGTTTCTGGCCATCGGCCTTTTTGATGCAGGACTTCTCGGTGCTATTTGTATCTCCCTGGCCAGTTCCTGGGCTTTTGGCGAGGTTTTCGGCTGGGCACATTCACTGAATAACAAGATCAAAGAAGCTCCGTGGTTCTATATCATCTATTTCTTGGTGTTGATTACCGCCGGCACAGTGGTCCTGGTATCCTCCTCGAAAGTGCTCGTTATCATTACACTCTTCGTGCAGGTGGTTGCCGTAACCCTGCTCCCGGCTGCACTGGTATTCCTGCTACTGCTTCTTAACGATGCAGAGGTGATGGGGAAATACAAGAATACTCTGTTTCAGAACATTATTGGCTTCAGTATAGTAATAGCCATTGTTATCCTGTCGACATTGTATGCCGTGAGCGCGCTTTTCCCCGGGATATTCAAATGA
- a CDS encoding glycyl-radical enzyme activating protein: MGRRFKIESSLEHSQTPPKLGLIFNIQRFSIHDGPGIRTTVFFKGCPLRCRWCSNPESWNDYPEIVTNDVKCTKCGRCQPVCPVDAIVVDQGGRKLNRSLCNLCLKCADVCPTGALAVTGQWMTLGEVMKEVEADGLFYQNSGGGVTLSGGDPLMQWEFALELLKDCKEKGIHTAIETSGYAPWEVLAKILDYTDLALFDIKHMDAARHQWGTGKGNELILDNARRTAAKVRTWLRVPLIPGYNDSEENLKAVARLGLEIGAEKVSLLPYHIWGKSKYGRLGRQYPMEQTPLPSDDLVKRCEKVIADVGLKATIGR, translated from the coding sequence ATGGGAAGGAGGTTCAAGATCGAATCATCGCTGGAGCACAGCCAGACTCCGCCCAAGTTGGGTCTGATTTTCAATATTCAGAGATTTAGCATTCATGATGGTCCTGGTATCAGGACCACTGTCTTCTTCAAGGGTTGTCCCCTGCGCTGTCGTTGGTGTTCTAATCCTGAGTCTTGGAACGACTACCCTGAGATTGTTACCAACGATGTCAAGTGCACCAAATGTGGCCGCTGTCAGCCGGTATGCCCGGTAGATGCGATAGTGGTGGATCAGGGGGGGCGGAAGCTCAATCGCTCACTCTGTAATCTGTGCCTGAAGTGCGCTGACGTTTGCCCCACCGGGGCCCTGGCGGTCACCGGCCAGTGGATGACTCTAGGAGAGGTGATGAAGGAAGTTGAGGCTGATGGTCTTTTCTATCAGAACTCTGGAGGTGGTGTCACCCTCTCTGGTGGTGATCCTCTCATGCAGTGGGAATTCGCCCTGGAATTGCTGAAGGATTGCAAAGAAAAGGGAATTCACACTGCCATCGAAACCTCGGGATATGCACCCTGGGAGGTGCTGGCCAAGATTCTGGATTATACGGATCTGGCCCTCTTCGATATCAAACATATGGATGCAGCGCGGCACCAGTGGGGAACAGGTAAGGGCAACGAGCTCATTCTCGATAATGCTCGGAGGACTGCGGCCAAGGTGAGAACCTGGCTCAGGGTGCCCCTTATCCCTGGATATAACGACTCTGAGGAAAACCTGAAGGCGGTAGCCAGGTTGGGCCTTGAGATCGGGGCAGAGAAGGTCTCCCTGCTTCCTTATCACATCTGGGGAAAGTCCAAATATGGCAGGCTGGGCCGGCAGTATCCTATGGAGCAGACGCCGCTTCCGTCTGACGACCTTGTCAAGCGGTGTGAGAAGGTCATCGCAGACGTGGGACTGAAAGCCACTATTGGCAGATGA
- a CDS encoding iron-sulfur cluster assembly scaffold protein — MDDAGATYSEKVIAHSLNPRNVGEFERPDGFGRASRSCGDTLQICLQVRDGRVVDARFVTDGCGPTIACGSMATELVKGRTITEALAITEDDILNALDGLPESEVHCAALATNTLRLALSDYISLQREPWKRAYRKIEPFVPSR; from the coding sequence ATGGATGACGCAGGGGCAACATACTCTGAAAAGGTGATTGCCCACAGCTTGAATCCGAGGAACGTGGGCGAATTCGAACGTCCCGATGGGTTCGGAAGGGCGAGCCGATCCTGCGGGGATACTCTTCAGATCTGTCTCCAGGTGAGGGACGGCAGAGTCGTGGATGCCAGATTCGTCACTGATGGCTGTGGACCGACTATTGCCTGTGGCAGCATGGCAACAGAGCTGGTGAAGGGGAGAACCATCACCGAGGCCCTGGCGATCACCGAGGATGATATTCTAAATGCCCTGGATGGCTTGCCTGAGTCCGAGGTTCACTGTGCTGCTCTGGCAACGAACACATTGAGGCTGGCGCTCAGCGATTACATTTCCCTGCAGCGGGAGCCGTGGAAACGGGCCTACCGGAAGATAGAGCCTTTTGTTCCCAGCAGATAG
- the trxA gene encoding thioredoxin, with product MAQKEKNAMVIEISDKDFEQQVLKSSLPVVVDFWAPWCGPCRMIGPIVEKLSEEFKGKLKFCKVNVDENQQLAQKYKVMSIPTLIFFKNGQLIEQSMGAVPEKTLRSKVQGLL from the coding sequence ATTGCACAGAAGGAGAAAAACGCAATGGTGATCGAGATAAGTGACAAGGACTTCGAGCAGCAGGTCTTGAAATCCAGTCTCCCTGTCGTAGTAGATTTCTGGGCCCCCTGGTGCGGCCCCTGCCGCATGATCGGCCCTATCGTGGAAAAACTCTCAGAGGAATTCAAGGGGAAATTGAAGTTCTGCAAGGTCAACGTGGATGAAAATCAGCAACTGGCCCAGAAATACAAGGTGATGAGCATACCCACGCTGATATTCTTCAAGAATGGCCAGTTGATCGAGCAGAGTATGGGGGCCGTTCCTGAGAAAACGCTCCGTTCGAAGGTGCAGGGGCTACTTTAG
- a CDS encoding 2Fe-2S iron-sulfur cluster-binding protein — translation MEETIAKEVVLTIDGREVKARRGERLLWAALDHDIYIPNLCAIREADLPFGGCRLCFVEIKGRRAPVTACSQFVEEGMVVLTTTPKVKRLRRTAFELLLSHHHLDCGHCARNRNCELQRIAAREGFKMKLQRFRRIPMSLPVDSSHPLFIYDPNKCVLCGKCVWVCHERGIGSIDFAHRGIDTRVSTFDNIPLIDSSCDSCLECVQVCPVGSLVIRDGKKSSEG, via the coding sequence TTGGAGGAGACCATAGCAAAAGAAGTCGTTCTGACCATCGACGGCAGGGAAGTCAAGGCCCGCAGAGGAGAAAGGCTCCTCTGGGCGGCTTTGGATCACGACATCTATATTCCCAATCTCTGTGCCATCCGGGAAGCCGATTTGCCCTTTGGCGGCTGCCGGCTCTGCTTCGTTGAGATCAAGGGCAGGCGGGCTCCGGTGACTGCCTGCAGTCAGTTCGTTGAGGAGGGGATGGTGGTCCTTACCACTACCCCCAAGGTGAAACGGCTGCGCCGCACTGCCTTTGAGCTCCTCCTCTCGCATCACCATCTCGATTGTGGCCACTGTGCCAGGAATCGGAATTGTGAACTGCAGCGAATTGCCGCCCGCGAAGGGTTCAAGATGAAACTGCAGAGGTTCCGGCGCATTCCCATGTCGTTGCCTGTAGATTCCAGTCATCCCCTATTTATTTACGACCCGAATAAGTGCGTTCTTTGTGGCAAGTGTGTCTGGGTCTGCCATGAGCGGGGTATCGGCAGCATTGATTTTGCCCATAGAGGTATTGATACCAGGGTGAGCACTTTCGATAATATTCCGCTGATTGATTCTAGTTGTGATTCCTGTCTTGAATGTGTGCAGGTTTGCCCTGTGGGCTCTCTGGTTATCAGGGACGGCAAAAAATCTAGTGAGGGGTGA
- a CDS encoding MBL fold metallo-hydrolase, producing the protein MGLRITTLSENAVSSAVPRGLLGEWGLSVLVEVGNVRILLDAGQSVSAVNNGDLLDVEWTQIDAIVLSHGHYDHTAGLRRALGKIGKRVRVIAHPDVWTAKYLQIAKDKAPAYIGIPCQKVELESLGADFQLTHDPVWLSENVVTSGEIPMTTDYESIDPGLYVGEGGEFFPDPLADDQAIFIKTDKGLVVILGCAHRGVINTLRHARSVTGVDLIHTVVGGTHLIRASEAQLEMTIADLKGLGVQRLGVSHCTGMMAAVRLAQEFGQNFFFNNAGTRITL; encoded by the coding sequence ATGGGACTTCGTATAACTACTTTGAGTGAGAATGCGGTTTCATCAGCCGTGCCGCGGGGACTGCTCGGGGAGTGGGGACTGAGTGTCCTGGTGGAGGTGGGTAATGTCAGGATTCTTCTGGATGCGGGACAGAGTGTTTCTGCTGTTAATAACGGCGACCTTCTTGACGTAGAGTGGACTCAAATAGATGCCATAGTCCTCAGTCATGGACACTACGATCACACTGCTGGCTTGCGGAGGGCGCTGGGCAAGATCGGGAAGCGGGTGAGGGTGATTGCGCATCCTGATGTGTGGACGGCGAAGTATCTACAGATAGCTAAGGATAAAGCCCCTGCCTATATTGGAATACCATGCCAGAAAGTGGAACTGGAAAGCCTGGGTGCCGACTTTCAACTCACTCACGATCCCGTGTGGCTGTCGGAGAATGTGGTCACCAGCGGCGAGATTCCGATGACTACTGACTACGAGAGCATCGACCCTGGTCTCTACGTTGGAGAGGGTGGTGAGTTTTTTCCTGATCCTTTGGCTGATGATCAGGCCATCTTCATCAAGACAGATAAGGGGTTGGTGGTTATTCTGGGCTGTGCTCACCGTGGGGTTATCAATACTCTACGTCATGCCCGGAGTGTCACCGGCGTGGATCTTATTCATACCGTGGTCGGAGGAACGCACCTCATTCGGGCGTCTGAGGCGCAACTGGAGATGACCATCGCTGATCTGAAAGGGCTTGGGGTGCAGAGGTTAGGGGTATCTCACTGCACCGGCATGATGGCAGCAGTGCGGCTGGCTCAGGAGTTTGGTCAGAATTTCTTCTTCAATAACGCCGGCACACGGATTACCCTTTGA
- a CDS encoding thioredoxin family protein, producing the protein MDRLTRFVKAAFLVSLVALLLISAAGCVINSGGAESKVNWLYDMDDALSRAQSENKPIMIDFYADWCGPCRQLDRDTYSDDALSAFLNENLVCLKINVDKNKTLASNYNIVSIPAIVFLSPDGTRIGKWVGFTPPARFYQDAQAMLSQWSPQP; encoded by the coding sequence GTGGATAGACTCACAAGGTTTGTGAAGGCTGCCTTTCTGGTATCCCTGGTAGCCCTGCTTCTTATCAGTGCGGCAGGTTGCGTTATAAATAGTGGAGGAGCCGAATCGAAAGTAAATTGGCTCTACGACATGGATGATGCCTTGAGCCGGGCGCAAAGTGAGAACAAGCCTATAATGATAGACTTCTATGCTGACTGGTGTGGTCCCTGCCGGCAACTGGACAGGGATACCTATTCTGATGATGCACTGAGTGCCTTTCTGAATGAAAACCTCGTCTGCCTGAAGATCAATGTGGACAAGAATAAGACGCTGGCCTCGAACTACAACATAGTGAGCATTCCTGCGATTGTTTTTCTCTCGCCAGATGGAACACGGATTGGGAAATGGGTTGGCTTCACGCCACCTGCCAGGTTCTATCAGGATGCTCAGGCAATGCTGAGCCAGTGGAGCCCTCAGCCCTGA
- a CDS encoding 4Fe-4S binding protein — MTQFLALALANIGFIQILKTGIPCPFFYCYGCPAAAFACPIGVFQHYAALQQFPFYALGVVGLFGLALGRFWCGWACPFGTVQDLVAWIRRRDDTFRLPRVAWTKFLVLGVVLLLAWLAAETLFCKVCPAGSLFAAIPHRFVSPDLDFGTFFYVHLATLAVALVAFFLIGRFWCRYLCPLGAIFGAFNPVSILKVKVDFSKCTRCENCLKVCPAKIEKLEEIENCTDCTRCGKCIESCDSEAVKISASFKE; from the coding sequence TTGACGCAGTTCCTTGCCCTGGCCCTGGCTAATATTGGCTTCATACAAATCCTGAAAACAGGCATCCCCTGCCCCTTCTTCTATTGTTATGGTTGCCCTGCAGCCGCCTTCGCCTGCCCCATAGGCGTCTTTCAGCATTACGCTGCTCTGCAGCAGTTTCCCTTCTATGCCCTGGGTGTGGTGGGCCTGTTTGGTCTGGCCCTGGGGCGGTTCTGGTGTGGCTGGGCCTGCCCCTTTGGCACAGTGCAGGACCTGGTTGCCTGGATAAGACGGCGTGATGACACATTCCGGCTCCCCCGTGTTGCCTGGACCAAGTTTTTGGTCCTGGGGGTGGTTCTACTTCTGGCCTGGCTGGCTGCGGAGACCCTCTTTTGCAAGGTCTGTCCGGCGGGCAGCCTGTTTGCCGCCATCCCGCACCGGTTTGTGTCGCCTGATCTTGACTTCGGGACTTTCTTTTATGTCCATCTGGCGACGCTGGCAGTAGCGCTGGTGGCCTTCTTTCTCATCGGGCGGTTCTGGTGTCGCTACCTCTGTCCGCTCGGTGCCATATTTGGTGCCTTCAATCCGGTAAGCATATTGAAAGTGAAGGTGGACTTCAGTAAATGCACCCGCTGTGAGAACTGCCTCAAGGTCTGCCCGGCCAAAATCGAGAAACTGGAGGAGATAGAGAACTGTACTGACTGCACCCGCTGTGGCAAATGTATCGAGTCCTGCGACTCAGAGGCAGTGAAAATCTCCGCCTCCTTCAAAGAGTAG
- a CDS encoding C-GCAxxG-C-C family protein: MESEESAAMTDFARKFEERTREVFSSETNRERVGKLAYENYKKCFGCSQSMFQAFQDVLELRDDFWFKAIGGLQGGGSCGLTCGALTTGFVLISARVGRTSIDQGLEAILPAFEPSHQLTLWFKPMFKSTVCSEITGVNWFDMNEVVNHYFGPRGPETIEKCATLTGTTAHRVAEILSQL; this comes from the coding sequence ATGGAATCAGAGGAATCTGCTGCAATGACCGACTTCGCCAGGAAGTTTGAAGAGAGAACCAGAGAGGTATTCAGTTCAGAGACTAATCGGGAAAGGGTAGGCAAGCTGGCATACGAGAACTACAAGAAGTGTTTTGGCTGTTCTCAATCGATGTTCCAGGCATTTCAAGATGTTCTGGAACTTAGGGACGACTTCTGGTTCAAAGCGATAGGTGGGCTCCAGGGTGGAGGAAGCTGCGGCTTGACCTGCGGCGCATTGACCACAGGCTTCGTGCTTATCAGCGCCAGAGTGGGACGAACCAGCATCGACCAGGGGCTTGAGGCTATCCTGCCGGCCTTCGAGCCCTCGCACCAGCTAACTCTCTGGTTCAAGCCGATGTTCAAGAGTACTGTCTGTTCAGAAATCACCGGTGTCAACTGGTTTGACATGAATGAAGTGGTTAATCACTATTTTGGCCCACGGGGTCCGGAGACCATCGAGAAGTGCGCCACTCTGACCGGGACGACAGCGCATAGAGTGGCAGAAATCCTGAGCCAGTTGTAG
- a CDS encoding metallophosphoesterase family protein — protein sequence MKIGVLSDTHVDSLGQIPSPILKALGEVDLIVHAGDFTETAVLEGLRTLAEVKAVAGNMDSNEIKRMLPRKEQFMVGGKRVGLTHGSGPPWGLAGKVRDIFDNVDLIIYGHSHQLVNEYINGALLFNPGRCRNSFGILTIGDEIKTEIIRV from the coding sequence TTGAAAATTGGCGTCCTCTCTGATACCCACGTTGATTCGCTCGGACAGATCCCGTCCCCGATTCTGAAAGCTCTAGGTGAGGTGGACCTCATCGTGCATGCTGGCGATTTCACCGAAACGGCGGTGCTGGAGGGGCTCAGAACGCTGGCGGAAGTGAAGGCGGTAGCCGGCAACATGGACTCGAATGAAATCAAGAGAATGCTGCCCCGAAAGGAGCAGTTCATGGTCGGCGGGAAAAGGGTAGGGCTGACTCATGGTTCAGGTCCGCCCTGGGGATTGGCAGGCAAGGTGAGAGATATATTCGACAATGTGGACCTTATCATTTACGGTCATTCGCACCAGTTGGTGAATGAATATATTAACGGAGCTCTCTTGTTTAACCCGGGTCGGTGCAGGAACTCCTTCGGCATCCTGACCATCGGCGATGAGATAAAGACCGAGATAATAAGGGTTTGA